The Ficedula albicollis isolate OC2 chromosome 6, FicAlb1.5, whole genome shotgun sequence genome has a window encoding:
- the HIF1AN gene encoding hypoxia-inducible factor 1-alpha inhibitor, with translation MLNRIDAVPGGVMQIAFFVSPSDSQFRRYSFETRPIPRLSHSDPRAEELIENEEPVVLTDTNLVYPALKWDLDYLQENIGNGDFSVYSASTHKFLYYDEKKMANFKNFKPKSSREEMKFAEFVDRLKEIQQKGGAERLYLQQTLNDTVGRKIVVDFLGFNWNWINKQQGKRGWGQLTSNLLLIGMEGNVTPAHYDEQQNFFAQIKGYKRCILFPPDQFECLYPYPVHHPCDRQSQVDFDNPDYEKFPNFRNVVGYETVVGPGDVLYIPMYWWHHIESLLNGGITITVNFWYKGAPTPKRIEYPLKAHQKVAIMRNIEKMLGEALGNPQEVGPLLNMMIKGRYD, from the exons ATGCTCAATCGGATCGATGCCGTGCCCGGCGGCGTTATGCAAATCGCCTTCTTTGTATCA cccagcgaCTCCCAGTTCCGCCGCTACTCCTTCGAGACGCGGCCCATCCCGCGGCTCAGCCACAGCGACCCCCGCGCCGAGGAGCTCATCGAGAACGAG GAGCCAGTGGTGCTGACAGATACGAATCTGGTTTATCCTGCTCTGAAATGGGACCTGGACTACCTCCAGGAGAACATTGGCAATGGGGACTTCTCGGTGTATAGTGCCAGCACACACAAGTTTTTGTACTACGATGAGAAGAAAATGGCCAATTTTAAGAACTTCAAACCCAAGTCAAGTAGGGAAGAAATGAAGTTTGCTGAGTTTGTGGACAGGCTcaaagaaatacagcaaaaaggGGGTGCTGAGAG GCTATATCTACAGCAAACACTGAATGACACAGTTGGAAGGAAGATTGTGGTGGATTTCCTTGGCTTCAATTGGAACTGGATTAACAAGCAGCAAGGGAAACGTGGCTGGGGTCAACTGACTTCTAATTTGCTTCTTATTGGCATGGAAG GGAATGTGACACCAGCTCATTATGACGAGCAACAGAACTTCTTTGCTCAGATTAAGGGTTACAAGAGGTGTATCCTGTTTCCTCCTGATCAGTTCGAATGCCTCTACCCTTATCCTGTGCATCATCCGTGCGACAGACAAAGCCAG GTGGACTTTGACAATCCTGACTACGAGAAGTTTCCGAACTTCCGGAACGTGGTTGGCTATGAGACGGTGGTGGGTCCTGGGGATGTGCTGTACATACCTATGTACTG GTGGCATCACATTGAGTCTCTCCTGAATGGGGGGATTACCATCACTGTGAACTTCTGGTACAAG GGTGCCCCAACCCCAAAGAGAATTGAGTATCCATTAAAGGCTCATCAGAAAGTGGCAATAATGAGGAACATTGAGAAGATGCTGGGAGAAGCCTTAGGAAATCCACAAGAG GTGGGTCCCTTGTTGAATATGATGATTAAGGGCCGGTATGACTAA
- the NDUFB8 gene encoding NADH dehydrogenase [ubiquinone] 1 beta subcomplex subunit 8, mitochondrial — protein MSMDMMPGPYPRTPEERAAAAKKYNMRVEDYQPYPDDGLGYGDYPMLPDKSQYERDPWYQWDQPDMRHNWGEPMHWHFDMYIRNRADTSPTVVPWHTMSKHFFIFLGTMLVMFGLGAIYPSYMPVGPKQYPFDDLYLEKGGDPNKKPPPVIHYEI, from the exons ATGTCCATGGACATGATGCCCGGGCCGTACCCGCGGACTCCGGAGGAGCGGGCAGCCGCTGCCAAGAAGTACAACATGCGGGTGGAGGACTACCAGCCCTACCCCGACGACGGCCTCGG GTACGGTGACTATCCCATGCTCCCTGACAAGTCTCAATACGAGAGAGACCCCTGGTACCAGTGGGACCAGCCAGACATGAGGCATAACTGGGGAGAGCCG ATGCACTGGCACTTTGACATGTACATTCGGAACCGGGCTGATACATCCCCCACTGTCGTTCCCTGGCACACCATGAGCaaacatttcttcatctttctggGCACAATGCTGGTCATGTTTGGTCTTGGAGCAATCTATCCATCCTACATGCCTGTG GGGCCGAAGCAGTATCCCTTCGATGACCTGTAtctggagaaaggaggagacCCCAATAAAAAGCCACCACCGGTGATACACTATGAAATCTGA